The following are from one region of the Alicyclobacillus fastidiosus genome:
- the pstA gene encoding phosphate ABC transporter permease PstA — protein sequence MIQARRRRRKVSGYIGWGFAWLAGALVVFALFDLIFSVVWHGVRAFHWSMLVQPTQGVAGGLENAILGTFELVFIALVFAAPLGILGGVYTSEFAGTRTASVVRFLAEVLSGVPSIVIGYFGYLLMVLHWHWGFSALAGGIALTIMMLPYILRTTETSMRQVPHAQREAAWALGMTRFQAISRTIWRPAAGGIATGILLAVAIGLGETAPLLYTAGWSTHNPTGQLTHQQVPYLTYVVWGYLDQPYEAARNLAYAAAFVLLVVILVIQLGVRALVWKSSGYGRHNN from the coding sequence ATGATTCAAGCTCGTCGCAGGCGAAGAAAGGTGTCTGGCTACATCGGTTGGGGATTTGCCTGGCTCGCCGGAGCGCTGGTCGTATTTGCGCTGTTCGATCTCATCTTCTCCGTGGTCTGGCACGGCGTGCGGGCGTTTCACTGGTCGATGTTGGTCCAACCGACGCAGGGTGTAGCAGGCGGCCTCGAGAACGCGATTTTGGGTACGTTTGAGTTGGTGTTCATCGCCCTCGTCTTCGCGGCTCCGCTGGGGATTTTGGGCGGTGTCTACACGTCGGAGTTCGCTGGCACGCGCACGGCGAGCGTCGTGCGCTTCTTGGCGGAAGTTCTCTCCGGCGTGCCGTCCATCGTGATCGGCTACTTTGGTTATCTGTTGATGGTACTGCACTGGCACTGGGGGTTTTCCGCGCTTGCTGGCGGCATCGCACTGACCATCATGATGCTTCCGTACATTCTCCGGACGACAGAGACCAGCATGCGGCAAGTGCCTCACGCTCAGCGGGAAGCCGCGTGGGCACTTGGAATGACTCGTTTCCAGGCGATTAGCCGAACGATTTGGCGACCGGCTGCTGGTGGTATCGCGACCGGAATCCTGTTGGCCGTCGCCATTGGCTTAGGTGAGACGGCACCGCTTCTGTACACGGCGGGCTGGAGCACGCACAATCCGACCGGTCAACTGACCCACCAGCAGGTTCCGTATTTGACGTACGTCGTCTGGGGATATCTCGACCAGCCCTACGAGGCCGCGCGCAACTTGGCCTATGCGGCTGCCTTCGTGCTGCTTGTCGTGATCCTTGTCATCCAGTTAGGTGTTCGCGCCCTTGTTTGGAAATCTTCGGGGTACGGTCGGCACAACAACTAA
- a CDS encoding flavin reductase family protein, protein MAIDAASFRHALGHFASGVTVVTMAHDGHLSGLTVSAFSSLSLTPPYVLACIDKSSSTLHLARHASAFAVNILGEQQSDLSNHFASKMDDKLSSVPYRLGPLGSPLLDGVLVNLECKLAQEVDGGDHIILIGEVVHAEVSDEGKPLLYYAGHYGDFQSK, encoded by the coding sequence ATGGCAATTGATGCAGCATCATTTCGACATGCCCTTGGTCATTTTGCCAGCGGCGTCACCGTAGTTACGATGGCACACGACGGTCACCTCTCCGGATTGACCGTGTCTGCATTCAGCTCTCTGTCCCTCACTCCGCCATACGTGCTGGCGTGCATCGATAAATCGTCTTCGACGCTGCACCTGGCCCGTCACGCAAGTGCTTTCGCGGTCAATATTCTCGGTGAGCAGCAGAGCGATTTGTCGAATCATTTTGCCAGTAAGATGGATGACAAACTGAGTTCGGTGCCCTATCGGCTTGGGCCTCTCGGCAGCCCGCTTCTCGATGGAGTTCTCGTCAATTTGGAATGCAAATTGGCGCAGGAAGTAGACGGTGGAGATCATATCATACTCATCGGTGAAGTTGTGCACGCAGAAGTGAGCGATGAAGGAAAACCCCTTCTCTATTACGCAGGTCACTACGGGGATTTCCAATCGAAGTGA
- a CDS encoding polysaccharide deacetylase, whose product MRKRVLRRIFDVWELMFHKINHLEDIEPGVEHLFYITRRKYLGRTFSVDGVSVKRFDPVVELHINNTLVERRLREDENIVRAMVQLIRQARQSLPALANAIQGEKYRDAEVLYGITFIHRGIDRLGFQTLPLNERSLTTRLTKWHLRNVLKMLNPHADDIFRTHSGMLEPRLVVATKAGMIARYQSPPDAGVETAKGPAADYAATSGYSVTAEP is encoded by the coding sequence ATGCGAAAGCGTGTATTGCGGCGCATCTTCGACGTTTGGGAACTCATGTTTCACAAGATCAATCATCTCGAGGACATCGAGCCTGGGGTAGAGCACCTGTTCTACATAACTCGCCGCAAGTATCTCGGGCGAACGTTTTCGGTGGACGGGGTCTCTGTCAAACGGTTCGATCCGGTTGTCGAACTTCACATCAATAATACGCTGGTCGAGCGCAGGTTGCGCGAAGACGAGAACATTGTTCGGGCGATGGTTCAACTCATTCGTCAGGCTCGACAATCTCTACCGGCGCTTGCAAATGCGATTCAAGGAGAAAAATATCGCGACGCAGAGGTCTTGTATGGAATTACGTTTATCCATCGCGGCATCGATCGCCTTGGGTTTCAGACGCTTCCACTGAACGAGCGCAGTCTGACGACGCGGCTGACCAAGTGGCATTTGAGGAACGTGCTCAAGATGTTGAACCCGCACGCAGACGATATTTTTCGCACGCACAGCGGTATGCTGGAGCCGCGTCTCGTCGTAGCCACTAAGGCGGGCATGATTGCGCGCTATCAGTCTCCTCCCGACGCAGGGGTGGAGACAGCCAAGGGTCCGGCGGCGGACTACGCTGCTACCTCGGGTTATTCGGTCACGGCTGAGCCATGA
- a CDS encoding glycosyltransferase: MYASFGDGHRQVAHALQDVLKHEYRADVALVDPFRQTNRALAAFNEWVYETLTAYAPFLYGWSYNWTRRLSPQHVLWKVLAVFSRRATWEKVCAHQPDIVVQLFPDHALAKYPPTLRRRPLIVTALTDYALHSRWFHRNVDLYLMPTDDIVAKAARFRARGSKVAVSGIPIRDQFSVCRLDTDVSQGPIVISAGGRGVFPNLSFVLTALLRQFGDRNIVVLCGRNDRMLEKVQEIAQTDGSGRLLAVSFTDDVASYVQRASFVVAKAGGISISECLSAGTPMLFYKPQPGQEHHNAMAIARLGAGHIATGRKDFLAVLKHFEGQSLADMSKSAIAIAHPDAAVRAARAIVQAWGGRCGMRESSVRG; encoded by the coding sequence TTGTATGCATCATTTGGGGACGGACACCGCCAAGTGGCACACGCTCTTCAGGATGTCCTCAAACATGAGTATCGGGCGGATGTCGCGTTGGTAGACCCATTTCGCCAAACGAACCGGGCGCTGGCCGCGTTCAACGAATGGGTCTACGAGACGCTCACCGCTTATGCACCTTTTCTCTACGGGTGGAGCTACAATTGGACCCGCCGCCTATCGCCGCAGCACGTCCTGTGGAAGGTGTTGGCCGTTTTTTCGCGGCGGGCGACGTGGGAGAAAGTATGCGCTCACCAGCCGGATATCGTGGTGCAGTTGTTCCCGGACCACGCCCTTGCGAAATACCCGCCAACCCTTCGCAGACGCCCCCTCATTGTGACTGCGTTGACCGATTATGCGTTGCACAGTCGCTGGTTTCACCGGAATGTCGATCTCTACCTCATGCCTACCGATGATATCGTTGCGAAAGCGGCCCGTTTTCGCGCTAGAGGAAGTAAAGTCGCCGTAAGCGGCATTCCCATTCGTGACCAGTTTAGTGTGTGCCGGTTGGATACTGATGTGTCTCAGGGCCCCATCGTCATTTCGGCGGGAGGGAGAGGGGTCTTCCCGAATCTATCGTTTGTACTTACCGCCTTGCTGAGGCAGTTTGGCGATAGAAACATTGTTGTCTTGTGTGGGCGCAACGACAGGATGCTCGAAAAGGTGCAGGAAATCGCCCAAACGGACGGTTCGGGCCGATTGTTGGCAGTGTCGTTCACAGACGATGTAGCATCCTACGTTCAGCGTGCTTCCTTCGTCGTGGCGAAGGCAGGCGGAATCTCCATTTCTGAATGCCTGTCGGCAGGTACCCCGATGCTCTTTTACAAACCACAACCGGGCCAGGAGCATCACAATGCCATGGCGATTGCGCGCCTGGGTGCCGGTCACATCGCTACAGGCAGGAAGGATTTTCTCGCAGTGTTGAAGCACTTCGAAGGTCAATCGCTCGCGGATATGTCGAAGTCCGCGATCGCGATCGCGCACCCGGACGCTGCTGTGCGTGCTGCGCGAGCGATTGTGCAAGCGTGGGGTGGACGATGCGGGATGCGGGAGTCATCGGTCCGAGGATGA
- the pstB gene encoding phosphate ABC transporter ATP-binding protein PstB, translating to MTIQNLHAWYGVQHTLKDINIQLDAKMATAIIGPSGCGKSTFIRCLNRMHETAPYAKVQGEVKLGDEDIYALDPVDVRRVVGMVFQKPNPFPTMSIFDNVAVGLRLGGVKRQTELRERVEQSLQMAALWDEVKDRLNKPATALSGGQQQRLCIARALAVEPDVLLMDEPASALDPISTMRVEELVQQLKGDYTVVIVTHNMQQAARIADKTAFFLQGELIEFGDTTTIFTKPTDSRTEDYITGRFG from the coding sequence ATGACAATTCAAAATTTACACGCCTGGTATGGGGTGCAACATACACTCAAGGACATCAACATTCAACTGGACGCCAAGATGGCGACCGCGATCATCGGCCCTTCTGGCTGTGGTAAATCCACGTTCATCCGCTGCTTGAATCGGATGCACGAGACAGCGCCGTACGCCAAAGTTCAAGGCGAAGTGAAGCTCGGTGACGAAGACATTTATGCGCTCGACCCAGTCGACGTTCGACGCGTGGTGGGAATGGTCTTTCAGAAACCGAATCCGTTCCCGACGATGTCCATCTTTGACAACGTCGCCGTGGGCCTGCGGCTAGGCGGCGTAAAGCGGCAAACAGAACTGAGAGAGCGGGTCGAACAAAGTCTTCAGATGGCGGCCCTCTGGGACGAAGTAAAGGATCGGCTGAACAAACCGGCCACTGCGCTGTCCGGTGGTCAACAGCAGCGGCTGTGCATCGCTCGAGCACTGGCCGTGGAACCCGACGTCCTCCTGATGGACGAGCCAGCCTCGGCGCTAGACCCCATCTCCACGATGCGCGTGGAAGAGCTCGTTCAACAGTTGAAGGGCGACTACACCGTGGTGATCGTGACGCACAACATGCAACAGGCCGCCCGCATCGCCGACAAGACCGCATTTTTCCTGCAAGGGGAACTGATTGAATTCGGCGATACAACGACCATTTTCACGAAACCGACGGACAGCCGGACCGAGGACTACATTACAGGTCGCTTCGGCTGA
- the pstC gene encoding phosphate ABC transporter permease subunit PstC: MRRVSNASKAADRVFQVATGICASSPVLFLLAIAIIVVVQSIPTIHFMGWQFLTTIKWDMGNLYGAMTHKHGVSVPAGASYGALVFIVGTVASSLLALIIAIPVSILTAMILAYRVRGPIGFVLSVLVELLAGIPSVVIGLWGILVLAPWVTHQFGPFLKGILGFIPFFGGDIGSGYGLLSSGIVLAIMIVPIITATTRDLFRQVPLLAREGGLGLGMTTWETVRYICLPYIKDGLVGAIALGWGRAMGETMAVLMVSGNAINILPHNLYSPISTMAAFIANQLDSAQTDASGMAVHALSEMALVLLAITVLTNLLARFLVNRKTGRRSVKVGANG; this comes from the coding sequence ATGCGGCGTGTTTCAAACGCCTCCAAAGCAGCAGACCGGGTGTTTCAGGTGGCTACTGGCATCTGTGCCAGTAGCCCGGTGCTGTTTTTGTTGGCGATAGCCATCATAGTCGTCGTTCAATCGATACCGACCATACACTTTATGGGCTGGCAGTTTCTTACCACAATCAAATGGGACATGGGTAATTTGTACGGCGCGATGACGCACAAACATGGTGTCAGCGTTCCTGCTGGTGCCTCGTACGGCGCGCTCGTGTTCATCGTCGGTACTGTCGCGAGTTCACTGCTCGCTTTGATCATCGCGATACCAGTGTCGATTCTGACGGCCATGATCTTGGCGTACCGCGTCCGGGGACCCATTGGTTTTGTCCTCAGCGTTCTCGTCGAGCTTTTGGCTGGCATTCCGAGCGTCGTGATCGGCCTCTGGGGAATCCTCGTCTTGGCGCCGTGGGTCACACACCAGTTTGGCCCGTTCCTCAAGGGGATTCTCGGGTTTATTCCGTTTTTTGGCGGAGATATTGGCAGTGGCTACGGACTTTTGTCGAGCGGTATTGTGCTCGCTATCATGATTGTCCCGATCATCACCGCGACGACGCGCGACCTATTTCGTCAGGTGCCCTTGTTGGCTCGCGAAGGAGGTCTCGGTCTCGGGATGACGACCTGGGAAACGGTTCGCTATATTTGCCTACCCTACATTAAAGATGGTCTCGTCGGTGCGATTGCTCTCGGTTGGGGACGCGCTATGGGCGAGACGATGGCCGTTCTGATGGTGAGTGGCAACGCCATCAACATCTTGCCGCACAATCTGTACAGTCCGATCTCCACGATGGCTGCGTTCATCGCTAACCAGTTGGACAGTGCGCAGACCGACGCTTCGGGTATGGCGGTGCACGCCCTGTCGGAGATGGCGTTGGTACTCCTCGCCATTACGGTGCTCACCAACCTGCTGGCTAGGTTTCTCGTCAACCGTAAAACGGGACGGAGATCGGTGAAGGTAGGTGCGAACGGATGA
- a CDS encoding GNAT family N-acetyltransferase, with product MEHGWYERLENYFPEHELKSPAQMEELFEEHPAYLREQTDEYLIIYANFEEFIFIDYLLVNPKTRGGGVGTRVIEAFKRRGKTLLAEVEPATRANPDTEKRVHFYLKNGFRKAQNIDYTRETDDGTSYTMDIYYWSPSSTSERDILEQMQVVCDQIHNFHAKRHYGRLPADPDDVLTWKP from the coding sequence ATGGAACATGGCTGGTATGAGCGGCTGGAGAACTACTTTCCCGAGCACGAGTTAAAGAGTCCCGCTCAGATGGAGGAATTGTTCGAAGAGCATCCAGCGTATCTGCGAGAACAGACGGACGAATACCTGATCATCTACGCCAATTTCGAGGAGTTCATCTTCATCGACTACCTCTTGGTCAACCCGAAAACCCGCGGTGGCGGCGTCGGAACCCGTGTCATCGAGGCCTTCAAACGTCGAGGCAAGACCTTGTTGGCAGAGGTAGAGCCGGCAACTCGTGCAAATCCCGACACGGAGAAGCGCGTTCATTTCTACTTGAAGAACGGGTTTCGCAAAGCGCAGAACATTGACTATACAAGAGAAACGGACGATGGAACCTCCTATACCATGGATATCTACTACTGGAGCCCATCCTCCACATCCGAACGAGATATTCTCGAACAAATGCAAGTGGTCTGCGATCAGATTCATAATTTCCACGCAAAACGGCACTATGGTAGATTACCAGCGGATCCTGACGACGTCTTGACGTGGAAACCGTAA
- a CDS encoding polysaccharide deacetylase family protein, producing MAWWLTVMLIVLILMILYCAFPTVWTRGFGRSMRTTGMDGTVSLTFDDGPNPTYTPRLLDALKAHDIQATFFVLSERALQYRDIVERMIAEGHDVQVHGSRHWFVPFLPPSAARVQCVGAAKALEQAFPLSVRVYRPTWGAANLASLFAVWRTGMILCTWNVMVGDWRVTEPNELVQRIVGKLQNQSVIVLHDSDHTFGAERGAPERVVQAIPGISEAVKSRGLRFVRICDCLGES from the coding sequence TTGGCTTGGTGGTTGACAGTCATGTTGATTGTACTTATTCTTATGATTCTCTATTGCGCGTTTCCGACGGTCTGGACGCGAGGATTCGGGAGATCGATGCGAACGACCGGGATGGACGGAACTGTATCCTTGACCTTCGACGACGGTCCGAACCCAACGTATACGCCGCGACTGCTCGACGCGTTGAAAGCTCACGATATTCAGGCGACATTCTTTGTACTTAGTGAGCGTGCGTTGCAGTATCGGGACATTGTTGAGCGCATGATCGCTGAGGGACACGATGTGCAGGTGCACGGCAGCCGACACTGGTTTGTTCCGTTTCTGCCCCCATCGGCTGCCCGCGTGCAGTGCGTTGGGGCCGCTAAGGCTCTAGAACAGGCCTTTCCCTTGTCCGTTCGCGTGTACCGTCCGACTTGGGGCGCAGCCAACCTGGCATCGCTGTTTGCGGTTTGGCGCACAGGCATGATCCTCTGTACGTGGAACGTCATGGTGGGGGATTGGCGGGTGACCGAACCGAATGAATTGGTCCAGAGAATTGTTGGCAAGCTACAGAACCAAAGTGTGATCGTGCTGCACGACAGCGACCATACGTTTGGCGCTGAACGCGGAGCACCGGAGCGCGTCGTTCAAGCGATTCCCGGTATCTCGGAAGCCGTTAAGTCCCGAGGGCTTCGCTTCGTCAGAATTTGCGATTGTCTGGGGGAGTCATGA
- the pstS gene encoding phosphate ABC transporter substrate-binding protein PstS, which yields MSLRSSKMFAGAAALAAIVAVVGCGTNNTSSNTTSNSATTNTSTGGNASASGPVSLSESGSSLLYPLFNDQWIAAYQSANSNVQMTAASTGSGTGISQAIAGTVDIGASDAYLADAQMQQSPGMLNIPVAISAQQIMYNLPGVKGHLKLSGDVIAQIYQGKIKYWDDSAIKALNPGVSLPHQGIIPVTRSDSSGDTFLFTQFLTDTNSDWKNGPAYGTTVSWPSLSSEVGAKGNDGVVAALAKDKYSIGYVGISWLSKATQQGLGYAELQNKDGKFVLPTNANIQAAANQGAQNVPKDERISLIYEPGANSYPIINFEYLIVKQTQKNASYATALKGFLNWAIDPSKGNSSQYLSPVNFLPLPSNVEPLSQAQINSIQAGQ from the coding sequence ATGTCTCTTCGCTCAAGCAAAATGTTCGCCGGAGCTGCAGCGCTCGCCGCTATCGTCGCGGTAGTCGGTTGCGGAACGAACAACACATCTTCCAACACTACTTCCAATTCGGCTACCACCAACACCTCTACAGGTGGGAACGCAAGCGCTTCAGGTCCGGTCAGCCTCTCGGAGTCCGGTTCATCCCTTCTCTATCCGCTCTTTAACGACCAGTGGATCGCAGCATATCAGTCCGCAAATTCCAACGTGCAGATGACGGCCGCTTCCACCGGTAGTGGCACGGGTATCTCACAAGCTATCGCGGGCACGGTCGACATCGGCGCGTCTGACGCTTATCTCGCAGATGCGCAAATGCAACAGTCACCTGGTATGCTCAACATCCCTGTGGCGATATCCGCTCAGCAGATCATGTACAACTTGCCAGGCGTCAAGGGTCACTTGAAACTATCGGGCGACGTCATCGCGCAGATTTACCAAGGCAAGATCAAGTACTGGGACGACAGCGCGATTAAAGCGTTGAACCCGGGTGTGTCCCTGCCGCACCAAGGCATTATTCCGGTTACGCGCTCGGATAGCTCTGGTGACACGTTCTTGTTCACGCAGTTCCTGACAGACACCAACAGCGATTGGAAGAATGGTCCAGCATACGGGACGACCGTCTCCTGGCCATCGCTCTCCTCCGAAGTAGGCGCTAAGGGCAACGACGGCGTCGTCGCTGCGCTCGCGAAAGACAAGTACAGCATCGGTTACGTCGGTATCAGTTGGCTGAGCAAGGCGACGCAGCAAGGCCTCGGTTATGCGGAACTGCAAAACAAGGACGGTAAGTTCGTTCTGCCGACGAATGCCAATATTCAGGCGGCCGCAAACCAAGGCGCGCAAAACGTGCCGAAGGACGAGCGCATCTCGCTTATCTACGAGCCTGGTGCAAATTCGTACCCAATCATTAACTTCGAGTATCTGATTGTGAAGCAAACGCAGAAGAATGCTTCCTATGCGACGGCGCTGAAGGGCTTCTTGAACTGGGCAATCGACCCGAGCAAGGGCAACAGCTCGCAGTATTTGTCACCCGTCAACTTCCTGCCGCTGCCAAGCAATGTAGAACCGCTGAGCCAAGCGCAGATCAATTCGATTCAAGCAGGTCAATAA
- a CDS encoding LysM peptidoglycan-binding domain-containing protein, producing the protein MRFKLLMGLSSTAVMGLSLSTVYAGTVQYTVRSGDSLWAIASKYHTTVSAIESLNKLKSDLIHPGQHLAVNTTTTTSTTKTVAATTSKTTSSSSSSYTVKSGDTLWAISQRYGVSLSSLESWNHLTSSSILHVGQKLVVKGGAATLGSRSSSPAAGLTDALGYQVAQYAEQFTGVPYAWGGTSPSGFDCSGFVQYVYAHFGTLLPRTSYSQYGTGTSVSKSNLLPGDIVFFDTYGSGASHDGIYVGNGQFINAASVKVEIDSLSSAYWDSHYIGARRP; encoded by the coding sequence GTGCGTTTTAAACTGCTAATGGGTTTGTCGTCAACTGCCGTGATGGGTTTATCCCTCTCAACCGTCTACGCCGGAACCGTGCAGTACACCGTTCGAAGTGGGGATTCTCTTTGGGCAATCGCATCGAAGTACCACACCACGGTTTCAGCCATTGAGTCGTTGAACAAGTTGAAATCTGATCTCATCCATCCAGGACAACACCTCGCCGTCAACACGACCACCACTACTTCTACGACGAAGACAGTGGCCGCTACGACGTCAAAGACCACAAGTTCATCTTCCTCGTCGTACACAGTGAAGTCAGGTGACACGCTCTGGGCGATCAGTCAGCGTTACGGTGTCTCTCTCTCGTCTCTTGAGTCATGGAACCACCTGACGTCGAGCAGCATCCTTCATGTTGGCCAGAAGCTGGTCGTCAAGGGTGGGGCAGCTACACTCGGAAGTCGCAGCAGTTCTCCAGCGGCCGGCTTGACAGATGCGCTTGGATACCAAGTCGCGCAATACGCCGAACAGTTTACGGGTGTTCCATACGCATGGGGTGGTACGTCGCCAAGCGGATTTGACTGTTCCGGTTTCGTCCAATATGTATATGCGCATTTTGGAACACTCCTCCCGAGGACCAGTTACAGCCAGTATGGAACGGGTACGAGCGTTTCCAAGTCGAATCTGCTGCCGGGAGACATTGTCTTCTTTGACACTTACGGCAGTGGAGCTTCTCACGATGGTATATATGTGGGGAATGGTCAGTTTATTAATGCGGCGAGTGTTAAAGTCGAGATCGACAGCTTATCCAGTGCCTATTGGGACTCGCACTACATTGGAGCGCGACGTCCGTAA
- a CDS encoding cupredoxin domain-containing protein, whose amino-acid sequence MSRFKSSIQVACAVGASFFFASVAHLSPVEANDKNVTVVITDHGFSPNKLTEPLHHPVHLHIENTGKEMHEFAIPEYRIYTRTLGPGETSDVEFSPWQAGSFVMYSDPYADSHPEFAGRFIVTNK is encoded by the coding sequence ATGAGCCGATTCAAAAGTTCGATTCAGGTAGCCTGCGCGGTCGGCGCATCTTTCTTCTTCGCGTCCGTAGCACATCTCTCACCGGTTGAGGCAAACGATAAGAATGTGACCGTCGTTATTACAGACCACGGTTTTTCCCCGAACAAACTCACGGAACCTCTGCATCATCCCGTTCACCTGCACATCGAGAATACAGGGAAAGAGATGCACGAGTTTGCCATTCCAGAGTACCGAATCTACACGCGAACACTGGGACCGGGTGAAACCTCAGATGTTGAGTTTTCCCCTTGGCAAGCGGGCTCCTTTGTCATGTACAGCGACCCGTACGCAGACAGCCACCCAGAATTTGCAGGGCGATTCATCGTCACAAACAAGTAG
- a CDS encoding glycosyltransferase, with translation MHRVLLLTASFGAGHNQAAYAVQEALKERGASAEVVDYVSLLNPALRSFAKFSLIQGVQKAPGLYGLFYKSMSRIEPDSPLQRYVNHIGITRIQDYIELFAPDVIASTFPTPMGVVGELRRHGIVQVPNVSIVTDYTAHRQWFHEYSDHYFVATDEVRRDLVRYGVDEQRIDVFGIPLRRKFSADAVRFLRSHRRDLILQLGLSPDIPIVLLMGGGSGVLGDTSDWETFIQSSGLQYLIVCGQNRRLERRFAQLANDRVRVYGFTSEIDRLMAAADVIVTKPGGLTLTESMAIGLPMVLFKPIPGQEEINANYAVRAGVAVRAQHAEEAQAFLQAVTERPQILERMRRATENVPVLGAAENIASRLIDLAGGTVTSPLQAFPPELQMT, from the coding sequence TTGCACCGCGTTTTGCTCTTAACGGCGTCATTTGGCGCCGGGCACAACCAAGCGGCGTACGCAGTGCAGGAGGCCCTCAAGGAGAGAGGCGCGTCCGCCGAGGTTGTGGACTATGTGAGTCTGTTGAACCCGGCCTTGCGATCATTTGCAAAATTTAGCTTGATCCAGGGCGTTCAAAAGGCACCTGGTCTGTATGGATTGTTTTACAAGTCAATGTCGAGGATAGAGCCGGACTCCCCGTTGCAGCGGTACGTCAATCACATTGGCATTACGCGGATTCAGGACTATATCGAACTGTTTGCGCCAGATGTCATTGCGAGCACCTTTCCGACGCCGATGGGGGTTGTGGGTGAGTTGCGCAGACACGGTATCGTCCAAGTGCCAAATGTGTCCATCGTGACCGATTATACGGCGCATCGGCAGTGGTTTCACGAGTACTCGGACCACTATTTCGTCGCGACAGATGAGGTCCGGCGCGACTTGGTTCGATATGGTGTGGATGAGCAGCGGATCGACGTCTTTGGCATACCGCTCCGCCGGAAGTTTAGTGCCGACGCGGTTAGATTCTTGCGGAGTCACCGCCGTGATCTGATTTTGCAACTCGGATTGTCGCCTGACATCCCCATTGTGCTTTTGATGGGTGGTGGCAGCGGCGTTCTGGGAGACACGTCCGACTGGGAGACGTTTATTCAGTCGTCGGGATTGCAATATCTCATCGTGTGTGGTCAAAACCGTCGCTTGGAACGCAGGTTTGCGCAACTCGCGAACGATAGAGTGCGAGTGTACGGATTTACGAGCGAGATCGACAGACTGATGGCTGCCGCTGACGTCATCGTCACCAAACCAGGGGGGCTCACGCTCACCGAGTCGATGGCGATTGGCCTGCCGATGGTTCTGTTCAAGCCAATTCCAGGCCAGGAGGAAATCAACGCCAATTACGCTGTACGGGCAGGCGTGGCCGTGCGGGCGCAGCATGCAGAGGAAGCGCAGGCTTTTCTGCAAGCGGTCACCGAACGACCGCAAATTCTCGAGCGCATGCGGCGGGCGACGGAGAATGTCCCTGTGCTTGGCGCGGCGGAGAACATTGCATCGCGCCTGATCGATCTCGCCGGTGGTACCGTCACAAGTCCACTACAGGCGTTCCCGCCAGAGCTACAAATGACCTAG
- the phoU gene encoding phosphate signaling complex protein PhoU — protein MQQRQSFDIALKELKLKLLRMGGDIQEAIRVAVSALEGSNIALAKEVVDNDVKINRQDHEIEDLCIRLIATQQPVATDLRKIVSGMRLSMDLERMGDLAVDIAKSTIRLNGQRLVTPLDDIQEMAKIVDQMISEALNAYVNNDMEAARQLASLDDQVDHRYRRIVEHLFNLSAAEPSATSQAMTLAFCGRYLERIGDHATNIGESVIYIISGERSDLN, from the coding sequence ATGCAACAACGACAGTCGTTTGACATCGCTTTGAAGGAACTGAAATTGAAATTGCTCCGAATGGGCGGTGACATCCAGGAGGCGATTCGAGTGGCCGTCTCGGCCCTCGAAGGATCCAATATCGCCTTGGCAAAGGAAGTGGTCGACAACGACGTCAAGATCAATCGCCAAGACCACGAAATCGAGGATTTGTGCATTCGCCTCATCGCCACACAACAGCCTGTTGCGACAGACCTGCGCAAGATCGTCTCCGGTATGCGCCTGTCGATGGACTTGGAGCGAATGGGCGACTTGGCGGTAGACATTGCAAAGTCGACCATCCGCTTGAATGGTCAAAGGCTCGTGACGCCGCTGGACGACATTCAAGAGATGGCTAAAATCGTCGACCAAATGATTTCCGAGGCACTCAACGCCTATGTCAACAACGATATGGAGGCCGCACGGCAACTGGCATCTCTAGACGACCAAGTGGACCACCGCTATCGGCGAATTGTCGAACATCTGTTCAACTTGAGTGCCGCCGAGCCATCCGCCACATCGCAAGCGATGACGCTTGCATTCTGTGGGCGATATCTCGAACGTATTGGAGATCACGCGACAAACATCGGCGAAAGTGTAATTTATATCATCTCTGGAGAGCGTTCTGACTTAAATTAA